A region of Lycium barbarum isolate Lr01 chromosome 1, ASM1917538v2, whole genome shotgun sequence DNA encodes the following proteins:
- the LOC132631380 gene encoding squamosa promoter-binding protein 1-like has product METGKLDGKRNMKEVEMEEDDEEDENFVEDTKRKRALTRSGRKVSTGEGSRQPSCQVEDCIADMANAKAYHRRHKVCEFHAKALAVLIGGLQQRFCQQCSRFHQLAEFDEAKRSCRRRLAGHNERRRKSHDSPGEG; this is encoded by the exons ATGGAAACTGGCAAATTGGATGGGAAAAGAAACATGAAGGAAGTGGAAATGGAAGAAGATGACGAGGAAGACGAAAATTTTGTAGAGGATACCAAAAGGAAGAGGGCCTTGACTCGCTCCGGAAGGAAGGTATCCACGGGAGAGGGGTCAAGGCAGCCTTCCTGTCAAGTCGAGGACTGCATAGCAGATATGGCAAATGCCAAGGCTTACCATCGCCGCCACAAGGTCTGTGAATTTCATGCAAAGGCTCTGGCGGTACTTATTGGCGGACTCCAACAACGTTTCTGTCAGCAATGCAGCAG ATTTCATCAGTTGGCGGAGTTTGACGAAGCAAAAAGGAGTTGCAGGAGACGTTTGGCAGGCCACAATGAACGCCGCCGTAAATCACATGATTCTCCAGGAGAAGGGTGA
- the LOC132631372 gene encoding mitochondrial arginine transporter BAC1-like: MEGNSGYKDYVAGLMAGIAMVITGHPFDTVKVKLQKHNTEARGIKYKNGLHCAARILKTEGVKGLYRGATSSFIGMAFESSLVFGIYSQTKLLLQGGPDGGKPQPRAIIPSAAFGGAIISFILCPSELVKCRMQVQGADSVVPSSSRYGGPLECALKTVKCEGLTGIFRGGFTTLLRESISNAVFFSTYEYVRYYCHLKRKGASSESNQLMDIGVGIMSGGLGGIACWSAVLPLDVAKTIIQTTPEKNHTRNPFRILKSIYGRSGLRGCYMGLGPTIVRAFPANAAAIVTWELSAKLLGIKRDLN, encoded by the exons ATGGAAGGAAATTCAGGGTACAAGGATTATGTAGCTGGTTTAATGGCCGGTATTGCTATGGTTATTACTGGTCACCCTTTTGATACCGTCAAG GTGAAGCTCCAGAAACACAATACAGAAGCTCGTGGAATAAAGTACAAGAATGGATTGCATTGTGCTGCTAGAATATTAAAAACCGAAGGA GTTAAGGGGCTCTATCGAGGAGCTACATCTTCGTTCATTGGCATGGCCTTTGAGAGCTCACTTGTATTTGGCATTTACTCCCAAACAAAACTATTGCTTCAG GGTGGACCAGATGGAGGTAAGCCCCAGCCTCGAGCAATAATTCCTTCAGCTGCTTTCGGAGGAGCTATTATCAGCTTCATTCTATGCCCATCAGAACTGGTGAAG TGTAGGATGCAAGTTCAGGGTGCTGATTCTGTGGTACCAAGCTCCAGTAGATATGGTGGTCCTCTTGAATGTGCACTTAAAACTGTAAAATGTGAAGGG CTCACAGGCATATTTCGAGGAGGCTTCACGACCTTATTAAGAGAATCTATCAGCAACGCTGTCTTCTTTAGTACGTATGAATATGTGCGTTATTACTGTCATCTAAAACGGAAAGGTGCTTCCTCCGAGTCTAATCAATTGATGGATATTGGAGTTGGAATAATGAGTGGTGGTCTTGGCGGTATAGCA TGCTGGTCAGCAGTTCTGCCGTTGGATGTAGCAAAAACTATAATTCAGACCACCCCAGAGAAAAACCATACAAGAAATCCGTTTCGCATTTTGAAATCG ATTTACGGGAGATCTGGTCTTAGAGGATGCTATATGGGTCTAGGTCCTACAATTGTGAGAGCGTTTCCTGCTAATGCAGCTGCAATTGTTACATGGGAGCTGTCGGCCAAATTGTTGGGAATCAAGCGCGATTTGAACTA G